CGTGGTCAAAATGACCGAGTGGGTGCAGGGCCGAATCGCTGACCTGGGTGGACAGGTGGCCGCAACAACGCCGTGGGGCCGGCGCACGCTTTCCTATCCCATCCGCAAGCAGAACGAAGCCACCTACGTCCAATTCGATTTTCAATTGGAGGGGACGAAGCTGGCCGAGTTGACCCGCGCCTTGCGGTTGCAGGAGGATGTCCTCCGCCATCTGGCCGTGCGCAAATCGGACCGCTAACACAAACCCCCAACGACCTCGACCATCATCCGGTAAGCGAACAACCTCTTCTTAAGGAGTCGAAACTATGTCTCGTGGCTTGAACAAGGTCATGGTCATTGGCAATCTGGGCCGCGACCCTGAAATTCGGTATACCAGCAACGGCAAACCACAGACCACCTTCAGTGTGGCCACCAGCCGCACTTGGGTGACATCGGACGGCGACCGGCGCGAGGCCACCGAGTGGTTCAGTGTGGTCACTTGGGGCCAGTTGGCCGAGATCTGCGCCCAGTATCTGCGTAAGGCCTCGCGCGTCTATGTCGAAGGCCATCTGCAGACCCGTCAGTGGGAAGACGCCGATGGCAACAAACACTATCGCACCGAACTGGTGGCCAATGAGATGCTCATCCTCGACCCCCGCCATCCCGCCGGTGTGCGCGAGGAAGAAAAAGAAGAATTCTACGTCAACGACGAGCCGGATTTGCCGTTCTAGGACGCCGGCTGACGCCACTACTTTCTGGAGAAAACCATGATTGATGACAGTCGCCGGTCTTCCGGCGGTTATGATGATTTCGGATTGGATGACGATATGCCCAGTGGCCGGCGAGGCCGCGGTCGCGGCGGCGCCACTCAGCGCCGGCGCCCGCCCATGGGCGAACGCGTGCCCACGCAGCGGGTGTGCTCGTTCTGCGTCGAGCGGTCGAAATTCATCGACTACAAGCGGCCCCAGGGCCTGGCCCAATACGTAGCCTCGACCGGCAAGATCGTCAGCCGTCGGCGCACCGGCACGTGCGCCCGTCACCAACGCCGCCTGGTGGTGGCGATCAAGCGGGCGCGCTATCTGGCCTTGCTGCCCTACACCTCGGGTCACAAGACGCTGTACGGTCGCGAAGCGACCGAATGACCCGCACCCCGATCCGCTATGGCAAAACAACCAGCCAAGAATGAATCCGCTCCCCCCAAGGAGCTTTCCCGCAAGCACCGGCGCTTGCAGCAGCAGGAGCAAGTACGGCAGCGCTGGCTACTGATCGGCGTCGGCCTGGTCGTCGGCCTTGCGCTTGTCGTGCTGCTGGCAGGACAGATCAACGAGTCGGTGGTCAAGCCACGCCGCGCCGTCGCCCTTGTTCAGGGTGAGCCGATCTCGGTGGCTGCTTTCCAGCGCCGCCTCCGCTTTGCCCAGGACAACACCGCCAGCCAGATCAACCAGTACATCCAATTCGGCGAGCAGTTCGCCAGCGCCGGCAGTGGCAACCCCTTTGCGCAGTCGATCCAGCAGTTGGCGGCCGATCTTTCGGCGCCGGAAACGATGTCGCTGACGGTGTTGGATGACATGATCCGCGAGAAATTCGTCCTGCAATTGGCAGCGGCGCAGAGCCTGAGCGTCACCGAGGACGAGGTGCAACAGGAGGTCGAGAAGCAGTTTGGCTACGAGCGCAACCCCACACCCACCCCAACCCCCGACCCCACCATCACCAACACCAACCCCGTTAGCGCCACCGTGGTGACAGCTGATGAATTTCAGAAGAACTATCAGGATGCGATCAAACGCTTTTCCGATAGCCACAGTCTGAACGAGGCCGAATTCCGCAACCTGTATCGCTATCAGCTTCTGAATCAGAAGCTACAGGATGCGGCGCCCCTGGATGTTCCGACCACCGAAGAACAGGTGCATGCCCGCCACATCCTGGTGCGTCTGCCTGAGGTGGGCGCAGACAGGACCCAGCAGCAGGCCGAAGTCGAGGCCCTGACCAAGATCAAAGCCATCCGCGAGCGCATCGTCAAGGGCGAGAAGTTCGAGGACGTGGCCAAGGAGGTCTCGGACGACACCTCGAACAAGGACAAGGGCGGCGATCTGGATTGGTTTGGCCGCGGCCAGATGGTCAAGGAGTTCGAGGACGCCGCTTTCTCGCTCGAACCGGGCGTACTCAGCGAGCCGGTCAAGACTTCGTTTGGCTACCATCTGATCGAAGTGATCGAGAAGGACGCCAATCGTCCGGTAGAAGAAAGCGTGCTGAAGCAACGGCGCAGCCAGGCCTACGAGGAGTGGCTGAAGGCGAAACAAGACGCCGCCAGTATCGAGCGCCGCTGGACATCGAACCTGGTGCCGGCTTTGCCCAATGACATCCAGACTTTCCTCAGTCAGGTCGGCGGCGTTCTGGCGCAACAGGCCAGCCAGTCGACGGCAACGCCTGAAGCCCCGGCCTCGACACCGGCAGCCACGAGCACGCCAGGATCATAGCATTCAAGACCTGAGAGGTTTTCCCGCCGGAGAACCTCTCAGGTTCTTTCAGGGGCCATTCCCGGCATGGCTGGTTTGGGCGGGGGCTTGCAGCCGGCGGAAGATTTCGGCGTACATCGTCAGGCCAAGCGTCTGCAAAACAGCGCTGGTCAGCCAGGTGGCCAGGCCGAAGA
The nucleotide sequence above comes from Caldilineales bacterium. Encoded proteins:
- the rpsR gene encoding 30S ribosomal protein S18, which gives rise to MGERVPTQRVCSFCVERSKFIDYKRPQGLAQYVASTGKIVSRRRTGTCARHQRRLVVAIKRARYLALLPYTSGHKTLYGREATE
- a CDS encoding peptidylprolyl isomerase; translated protein: MIREKFVLQLAAAQSLSVTEDEVQQEVEKQFGYERNPTPTPTPDPTITNTNPVSATVVTADEFQKNYQDAIKRFSDSHSLNEAEFRNLYRYQLLNQKLQDAAPLDVPTTEEQVHARHILVRLPEVGADRTQQQAEVEALTKIKAIRERIVKGEKFEDVAKEVSDDTSNKDKGGDLDWFGRGQMVKEFEDAAFSLEPGVLSEPVKTSFGYHLIEVIEKDANRPVEESVLKQRRSQAYEEWLKAKQDAASIERRWTSNLVPALPNDIQTFLSQVGGVLAQQASQSTATPEAPASTPAATSTPGS
- a CDS encoding single-stranded DNA-binding protein, whose translation is MSRGLNKVMVIGNLGRDPEIRYTSNGKPQTTFSVATSRTWVTSDGDRREATEWFSVVTWGQLAEICAQYLRKASRVYVEGHLQTRQWEDADGNKHYRTELVANEMLILDPRHPAGVREEEKEEFYVNDEPDLPF
- the rpsF gene encoding 30S ribosomal protein S6, translated to MTDYELVAILHPRLDDDGVVKMTEWVQGRIADLGGQVAATTPWGRRTLSYPIRKQNEATYVQFDFQLEGTKLAELTRALRLQEDVLRHLAVRKSDR